In Ferribacterium limneticum, a genomic segment contains:
- the epsL gene encoding XrtB/PEP-CTERM-associated polysaccharide biosynthesis outer membrane protein EpsL, with protein sequence MANEGDVVNLSAAVTMMHDNNMFRLAPSVNPASFGLDGRSDTITMTSAGLNLNKTLGRQQLIGNLSFIDTSYKRNNYLDFLALNYDGKWLWAVGTRWTGELSLDRTESLNTYADYTTNNYRARNVRLIENERFTANYWFHTSWAGFLGMSRTSVTNEQAVLAESDYEASGFNYGIRFRPVSGNTVALRVKQLDGSYSNRQFNSISQYDNGFSNNSVELDASWLLTGKTQLRGRVEYLERKHDHFASRDYSGWAGNLDLVYATTGKSSLTFGYKHDLAAFQQSTSSYYELDELNLGARWAATDKISSGARLGYGKRSYHGEIAPLPAGVEQRQETVTRAGLDIGYRPVRWLELKAGMNFEKRNANVDRFDYKDRTTFVSLSAQY encoded by the coding sequence ATGGCGAATGAGGGCGATGTCGTCAATCTGAGTGCCGCGGTAACGATGATGCATGACAACAATATGTTCCGTCTTGCGCCATCGGTTAACCCCGCCAGCTTTGGTCTGGATGGGCGATCCGACACCATCACCATGACCTCGGCGGGGCTCAATCTCAATAAGACGCTTGGCCGGCAGCAGCTGATCGGCAACCTTAGTTTTATCGACACCAGCTACAAGCGCAACAACTACCTCGATTTCCTGGCCCTCAACTACGACGGCAAGTGGCTGTGGGCTGTTGGCACCCGGTGGACAGGCGAACTTTCGCTGGATCGCACCGAATCGCTCAACACCTATGCCGACTACACCACCAACAACTATCGGGCGCGTAACGTCCGCCTGATCGAGAACGAGCGTTTCACCGCCAACTACTGGTTTCACACCAGCTGGGCGGGTTTTCTCGGCATGTCGCGCACCAGCGTGACCAACGAGCAGGCAGTCCTGGCCGAAAGTGATTACGAAGCCAGCGGCTTCAATTACGGCATCCGTTTCCGCCCCGTTTCCGGCAACACCGTTGCGCTGCGCGTCAAACAACTGGACGGCAGCTACTCCAATCGCCAGTTCAATTCCATTTCGCAATACGACAACGGTTTTTCGAATAATAGCGTTGAGCTTGATGCCAGCTGGTTGCTCACCGGCAAGACGCAACTGCGCGGCCGGGTCGAATACCTTGAGCGCAAGCACGACCACTTTGCCTCGCGCGACTACAGCGGCTGGGCCGGCAATCTTGATCTCGTCTATGCCACCACCGGCAAGAGCAGTCTTACCTTCGGCTACAAGCATGACCTGGCCGCCTTTCAGCAATCGACCTCCAGCTACTACGAGCTTGATGAACTCAACCTCGGCGCCCGCTGGGCCGCTACTGACAAAATCTCCTCCGGTGCCCGCCTGGGCTACGGCAAGCGCAGCTATCACGGCGAAATAGCGCCGCTGCCGGCTGGTGTCGAGCAACGTCAAGAAACCGTTACCCGGGCCGGCCTCGACATCGGTTACCGGCCCGTGCGCTGGCTTGAACTAAAGGCCGGCATGAATTTCGAGAAGCGCAACGCCAATGTTGACCGCTTCGACTACAAAGACCGCACCACTTTTGTCTCGCTCAGCGCCCAGTACTGA
- the epsF gene encoding chain length determinant protein EpsF: MTFQQFLLILWARRKLALSIFGVTVLTTLVISLMLPKEYTATTSLVVDVKSPDPINGMLLQAMITPGYMATQIDIINSDRVATRVVKLLGFEKSADAVEKWKEASEGKGTLESYYAAILQKKLDIKPSRESNVINVNFSGSDPTFAAAVANAFAQAYIDTSIEMRVEPARQYSAWFEERQKGLRAALEKAQSRLSAYQQEKGIVVTDDRMMDNETARLNDLTMQLSAAQAQRADASSRQKSGTSELSLEVLQNPLIQGLKAEIARAESQLSQIGSNFGKNHPQVQQLEAQIVEQRQQLREEIGRISGGAAVANKFGAVKQDELKKAIEEQKKRVLDLRSQRDELSVLVNDVETARRAYEAVGQRMTQSNLEGQSQQTNVLVLSPATEPTQHSRPKVFLNVLVSIFLGTLLGVGAALVLELSQRRIRSAEDLSLALDLPVLAELDSALPKAKRGFRFWAKNPVDRGNREPALNTGNQPATAKA; this comes from the coding sequence ATGACTTTTCAGCAATTCCTCCTCATCCTCTGGGCGCGCCGCAAGCTGGCGTTGTCGATTTTTGGCGTCACGGTGCTGACCACGCTGGTTATCAGCCTGATGCTGCCCAAGGAATACACCGCCACGACCTCGCTGGTGGTTGACGTCAAATCGCCCGACCCCATCAATGGGATGCTCTTGCAGGCCATGATAACGCCCGGCTACATGGCGACGCAGATCGACATCATCAATAGCGACCGCGTCGCCACCCGCGTCGTCAAGCTGCTTGGTTTCGAGAAGAGTGCCGATGCCGTCGAGAAGTGGAAAGAGGCCAGCGAAGGCAAGGGCACGCTGGAAAGCTACTACGCCGCAATCCTGCAAAAGAAGCTCGACATCAAGCCCTCCCGTGAGAGCAATGTCATCAACGTCAACTTCTCAGGCTCTGACCCGACGTTTGCCGCAGCCGTTGCCAACGCCTTTGCCCAGGCCTACATCGACACCTCCATCGAAATGCGCGTCGAGCCGGCCCGCCAATACAGCGCCTGGTTTGAAGAACGCCAGAAAGGCCTGCGCGCCGCCCTGGAAAAAGCCCAGTCCCGCCTTTCCGCCTACCAGCAGGAAAAAGGCATCGTCGTCACCGACGACCGCATGATGGACAACGAGACTGCACGACTCAACGACCTGACCATGCAGCTTTCCGCCGCCCAGGCCCAGCGTGCCGACGCCTCCAGCCGGCAAAAGAGTGGCACCAGCGAACTCTCGCTCGAAGTCCTGCAGAATCCGCTGATCCAGGGGCTCAAGGCCGAAATCGCCCGGGCCGAATCACAGCTTTCGCAAATCGGCAGCAACTTTGGCAAGAACCACCCGCAAGTTCAGCAACTCGAAGCCCAGATCGTTGAGCAGCGCCAGCAACTGCGTGAAGAAATCGGCCGCATCTCCGGTGGCGCCGCTGTCGCCAACAAGTTTGGCGCCGTCAAGCAGGACGAGCTCAAGAAGGCCATCGAAGAACAGAAAAAACGGGTGCTCGACCTGCGCTCGCAGCGCGATGAACTCTCCGTGCTGGTCAACGACGTTGAAACAGCTCGCCGCGCCTACGAGGCCGTCGGCCAGCGCATGACGCAAAGCAACCTCGAAGGCCAGTCGCAGCAAACCAACGTGCTCGTGCTCAGCCCGGCCACCGAGCCGACCCAGCATTCCCGCCCCAAGGTTTTCCTCAACGTCCTGGTTTCAATCTTCCTCGGCACCCTGCTCGGCGTCGGGGCCGCACTGGTACTTGAACTCAGCCAGCGTCGCATCCGTTCGGCCGAAGACCTGTCCCTGGCGCTCGACCTGCCCGTGCTGGCCGAGCTCGATTCCGCGCTGCCCAAGGCAAAAAGAGGATTTCGTTTTTGGGCAAAAAATCCGGTTGACCGTGGCAATCGCGAACCCGCTCTCAATACAGGCAATCAGCCAGCCACAGCGAAGGCCTGA
- a CDS encoding YceH family protein: MAEPLPMLSLLETRVLGTLVEKQRTVPDTYPLSVNALLAGCNQKTSRNPVIEASESDVVQAIDVLKGLWLVNEISGSRVSRFEHRLEKILGIPTQASALLTVLMLRGPQTAGELRLNCERLYRFADISSVEAFLEELASREAGALVVELPRLPGSRENRWMHLLSGEPEIEAMLPAKSSQSANQEIEELKARVSALETELAEMRTRLTAIGA; the protein is encoded by the coding sequence ATGGCTGAACCACTGCCCATGCTGTCATTGCTGGAAACCCGCGTACTCGGCACTCTCGTCGAAAAACAGCGCACTGTGCCCGACACCTATCCGCTCTCGGTCAATGCCCTGCTCGCCGGCTGCAACCAGAAAACCAGCCGGAATCCGGTCATCGAAGCCAGCGAAAGCGACGTCGTGCAGGCCATCGATGTCCTGAAGGGCCTCTGGCTGGTCAATGAAATCAGCGGCAGCCGGGTTAGCCGCTTCGAACACCGTCTCGAAAAGATACTCGGCATACCGACCCAGGCCTCGGCGCTGCTCACCGTGCTCATGCTGCGCGGGCCGCAAACGGCAGGCGAGTTGCGCCTCAATTGCGAACGCCTGTACCGATTTGCCGACATCTCGTCGGTCGAAGCCTTCCTCGAAGAACTGGCCAGCCGGGAAGCGGGCGCCCTGGTTGTCGAACTGCCGCGCCTGCCCGGATCCCGCGAGAACCGTTGGATGCACCTGCTCAGCGGCGAGCCGGAAATCGAAGCCATGCTGCCGGCAAAGTCGTCGCAATCGGCCAACCAGGAAATCGAAGAGTTGAAGGCGAGGGTGAGCGCGCTTGAAACCGAGCTGGCTGAAATGCGCACCCGGCTAACCGCAATCGGCGCATGA
- a CDS encoding tyrosine-type recombinase/integrase, translating to MALTVFEIKSAKEGMHADGGGLYLRVQTSGAKSWIFRFQLNGKRREMGIGTLADKSLTDARGEASQLATAVRSGIDPIEDRKQKAATAEAAKKQSEANATTFREVATEYIANHKAEWKNAKHAAQWSSTLETYAGPIIGDKPAGEVVTEDILKILSPIWTTKTETATRLRGRIELVLTYAKAMKLRQGENPALWRGHLEAMLPKPTKLKNVRHHPALPYARAAEFMVKLRAAAGSGARALEFAILTAARSGEVRLATWDEIDMNGKLWTIPAERMKAKREHWVPLSEPAIAMLKELPKIAGNEYLFPGDRDKKPLSDMTLTAIIRRFNETEDRSPPEWIDPKSGDQIVPHGFRSTFRDWAAEVSHYPREVVEHALAHSLPDKVEAAYARGTMIERRRPLMEDWAAYMAAKPGSLPTPQEGLL from the coding sequence ATGGCGCTTACGGTTTTTGAGATCAAGTCCGCGAAGGAAGGCATGCACGCGGATGGTGGCGGCCTGTACTTGCGCGTCCAGACTAGTGGGGCGAAGTCCTGGATCTTCCGTTTTCAGTTGAACGGCAAGCGCCGCGAAATGGGCATCGGCACGCTGGCCGACAAGTCGCTCACCGATGCAAGGGGCGAGGCTAGTCAGCTTGCTACGGCTGTACGCTCCGGCATAGACCCAATCGAGGACCGCAAGCAGAAGGCTGCAACAGCCGAGGCAGCCAAGAAGCAATCCGAAGCCAACGCCACCACCTTCCGGGAGGTTGCAACAGAATACATTGCCAACCACAAAGCCGAATGGAAGAACGCGAAACACGCGGCTCAATGGAGCAGCACTCTTGAGACGTATGCTGGGCCTATCATCGGCGACAAGCCCGCCGGCGAAGTCGTTACTGAAGACATCCTGAAAATTCTCTCGCCAATCTGGACCACGAAGACCGAAACGGCAACGCGTCTACGCGGTCGGATTGAACTAGTGCTTACCTACGCGAAAGCCATGAAGTTGCGACAAGGAGAGAATCCAGCTCTGTGGCGCGGCCACTTAGAAGCCATGTTACCCAAGCCCACCAAACTGAAAAATGTGCGCCACCACCCCGCCCTGCCCTATGCTCGAGCGGCAGAGTTCATGGTCAAGTTGCGCGCCGCCGCGGGCTCTGGCGCTCGCGCGCTTGAATTCGCTATTCTTACCGCAGCCCGATCTGGAGAGGTACGCTTGGCTACCTGGGATGAAATCGACATGAACGGCAAGCTCTGGACCATCCCGGCCGAGAGAATGAAGGCAAAGCGTGAGCACTGGGTACCACTCTCAGAACCAGCCATTGCCATGCTGAAGGAACTACCTAAGATCGCCGGCAACGAATACCTTTTCCCTGGTGACCGCGACAAGAAGCCCCTTAGCGACATGACCTTGACGGCCATTATTCGCCGATTCAACGAGACGGAAGACCGCTCCCCGCCGGAATGGATCGATCCGAAATCCGGCGACCAGATCGTCCCGCATGGTTTCCGTTCAACGTTTCGCGACTGGGCTGCGGAGGTAAGCCACTATCCACGTGAAGTAGTGGAGCACGCCCTCGCCCATAGCCTCCCGGACAAGGTCGAAGCAGCCTACGCCCGGGGAACAATGATTGAACGGCGGCGCCCGCTGATGGAGGATTGGGCCGCGTATATGGCAGCAAAACCAGGTTCACTGCCCACCCCACAGGAGGGGCTTCTGTAG
- a CDS encoding DUF4124 domain-containing protein, producing MRYTILLALLLASTATQADVFTCHTRSGDVVYSDVPCDKGSIIEKISPSESVSDPVAAQKELERQKAYTERQAAENARARAAAPMPAILPDYSSPPPSWPPPTPLSPPSSGQSDMPPRIR from the coding sequence ATGCGCTACACCATCCTTCTGGCACTTCTGCTTGCATCCACAGCAACCCAGGCCGACGTCTTTACCTGCCACACGCGATCCGGAGATGTTGTCTATTCCGACGTTCCTTGCGACAAGGGATCGATAATCGAAAAGATAAGCCCGAGCGAGTCGGTATCAGACCCGGTTGCCGCCCAGAAAGAACTTGAGCGACAAAAGGCTTATACCGAGCGGCAAGCCGCTGAAAACGCGCGGGCCAGGGCCGCCGCGCCCATGCCGGCAATCCTTCCTGATTACTCCAGTCCACCTCCGTCGTGGCCACCGCCGACGCCGTTGTCGCCACCGTCGTCAGGGCAATCGGACATGCCCCCAAGAATTCGGTGA
- a CDS encoding DNA-binding protein, with amino-acid sequence MTTAQFAREMGITAEHLRKVVQKIGHYYGITPTKLPSGHLLWPTDAPAKLKGGVK; translated from the coding sequence GTGACCACCGCACAATTCGCCCGCGAAATGGGCATCACCGCCGAACATCTCCGAAAAGTAGTCCAGAAGATCGGCCACTACTACGGGATCACCCCCACCAAACTCCCGAGTGGCCATCTGCTCTGGCCGACGGACGCACCAGCCAAGCTGAAGGGTGGTGTGAAATGA
- the epsE gene encoding polysaccharide export protein EpsE, with the protein MSYLNRLLLGILVTFGLISGAQAQGKQVDYRLGAGDAIKISVFQNPDLTVETRVAESGAVTYPLIGAVQLGGLSIADAELAIANKLREGGFVQKPQVNILLMQFKGNQVSILGMVNRPGRYPIETGNTRLTDMLATAGGAIPSGGADVIILSGMRDGKAYRQEIDIPAMFISGNTDLDMPVMGGDIIYVHRAPVFYIYGEVQRGGSYRLERNMTVLQGLAQSAGTTIRGTERGLRIHRRGADGKVQIISPEKSDLIQADDVLYVQESFF; encoded by the coding sequence ATGAGCTACCTAAACAGACTTCTCCTCGGCATTCTCGTCACCTTTGGCCTGATCTCCGGCGCGCAGGCGCAGGGCAAGCAGGTCGACTACCGCCTGGGGGCTGGCGACGCGATCAAGATCAGCGTCTTCCAGAACCCCGACCTCACGGTTGAAACCCGCGTTGCCGAAAGCGGCGCCGTCACCTATCCGCTGATCGGTGCCGTGCAACTCGGCGGGCTGTCGATTGCCGATGCCGAGCTGGCCATCGCCAACAAGCTGCGCGAAGGCGGCTTTGTGCAAAAGCCGCAGGTCAACATCCTGCTCATGCAATTCAAGGGCAACCAGGTTTCCATCCTCGGCATGGTCAATCGCCCGGGCCGTTACCCCATCGAAACCGGCAACACCCGCCTGACCGACATGCTGGCCACGGCCGGCGGGGCCATTCCCTCAGGCGGCGCCGATGTCATCATTCTTTCCGGCATGCGTGACGGCAAGGCCTACCGTCAGGAAATCGACATTCCCGCCATGTTCATCAGCGGCAACACCGATCTCGACATGCCCGTGATGGGCGGCGACATCATCTACGTTCATCGCGCCCCGGTTTTCTACATCTACGGTGAAGTCCAGCGCGGCGGCTCCTATCGCCTGGAGCGCAACATGACTGTTCTGCAGGGCCTGGCCCAGAGCGCCGGAACGACCATTCGCGGTACCGAGCGCGGCCTGCGCATTCACCGTCGCGGTGCGGACGGCAAAGTGCAAATCATCTCCCCGGAAAAGTCCGACCTCATTCAAGCCGACGACGTTCTCTACGTCCAGGAAAGCTTCTTCTAA
- the xrtB gene encoding exosortase B: MNHTAQNGQALPVQSRPAIAEWFPILIGLIALYVPTWVDLSSTIWATEAQAHGPIILSVALWFFWKQRLVIHEMAVAPSKAGWPLFIFGLLLYAIGRSQDILLFEVGSQIIVIASLLLILRGWAALGAAWFPLFFLLFMIPLPGAFVDALTLPMKMAVSYVAENVLYSVGYPISRTGVILQIGQYKLLVADACAGLQTLFTLEALGLLYLNIVRHDSFFRNVALAILIIPISFTANVIRVMVLTLITYHFGDEAGQGFLHGFAGMVLFITALLIIMGVDSLLQLGEKRWRGQAVVNKVQA, encoded by the coding sequence ATGAACCACACAGCACAAAACGGGCAGGCCCTCCCGGTACAATCCCGCCCGGCCATTGCCGAATGGTTCCCAATTCTCATTGGCCTCATCGCACTCTATGTGCCCACCTGGGTCGATCTCTCCAGCACCATCTGGGCCACCGAAGCCCAGGCGCACGGCCCCATCATCCTTAGCGTCGCCCTGTGGTTTTTCTGGAAACAGCGCCTCGTGATTCACGAGATGGCGGTAGCGCCTTCAAAGGCCGGCTGGCCGCTCTTCATCTTCGGCTTGCTGCTCTACGCCATCGGCCGTTCGCAAGACATCCTGCTCTTTGAAGTCGGCTCGCAAATCATTGTCATCGCCAGCCTGCTGCTCATCCTGCGCGGCTGGGCAGCCCTGGGCGCTGCCTGGTTCCCGCTCTTCTTCCTGCTCTTCATGATCCCGCTGCCCGGTGCCTTCGTCGATGCACTGACGCTGCCCATGAAGATGGCTGTCTCCTACGTCGCCGAAAACGTCCTCTACTCGGTGGGCTACCCCATCTCGCGCACCGGCGTCATCCTGCAGATCGGCCAGTACAAACTGCTCGTCGCTGACGCCTGTGCCGGCCTGCAAACGCTATTCACGCTCGAAGCGCTTGGCCTGCTCTACCTCAACATCGTTCGCCACGACTCCTTCTTCAGAAACGTCGCGCTGGCCATCCTCATCATTCCCATCTCCTTCACCGCCAATGTCATCCGCGTCATGGTGCTGACGCTGATCACCTACCACTTCGGCGACGAAGCAGGGCAGGGCTTCCTGCACGGCTTTGCCGGCATGGTGCTGTTCATCACTGCGCTGCTGATCATCATGGGCGTTGATTCGCTGCTGCAACTCGGCGAAAAGCGCTGGCGTGGACAGGCTGTCGTGAACAAGGTGCAAGCATGA
- a CDS encoding GIY-YIG nuclease family protein, which translates to MSKPWFLYMIECVDGSIYTGIAVDVAGRYAAHCAGTGARYTRSHPPLRLLGYENHPDRSSASKAEYRIKQLSPGEKRRYAASLGLGRAET; encoded by the coding sequence ATGAGCAAGCCCTGGTTTCTGTACATGATCGAGTGCGTCGATGGCAGCATCTATACCGGCATCGCGGTCGACGTGGCCGGTCGCTACGCCGCCCATTGCGCCGGCACCGGCGCTCGCTATACGCGCTCGCATCCGCCGCTCCGGCTGCTTGGCTACGAAAACCATCCGGATCGTTCATCGGCCTCGAAGGCGGAATACCGGATCAAGCAGTTGTCGCCCGGCGAGAAGCGCCGGTATGCGGCGTCTCTGGGGCTTGGCCGGGCAGAAACTTGA
- a CDS encoding arginase yields the protein MKPRHHRPSERIRIIGAASGIGAQDRACEDGPVAFHRSQAWHELEHHPLLDWGKTLFAPQGDRASITGRIAALCRNLADEVALALRASEFPVVIGGDHSVAIGTWSGVARAIAEPIGLLWIDAHLDSHTPETSYSGAIHGMPLACLLGRGDKRLLNIGLEGTQISAAHTVVLGPRSYEPEELEFLQRMQVRIIDSDEILRRGFAACLDEAIAIVASAPAGFGVTLDLDAIDPRLAPGVGSPEPDGLVVHDAVEAMRRIGGLPGLKALEIVEYNPDRDRHGTTAGLISDLIGELLPPGSDK from the coding sequence ATGAAACCCCGCCATCACCGCCCTTCCGAGCGCATTCGCATCATCGGTGCCGCCAGCGGCATCGGGGCGCAGGATCGCGCCTGCGAAGATGGCCCGGTTGCCTTCCATCGTTCGCAAGCCTGGCACGAACTCGAACATCACCCCTTGCTTGACTGGGGCAAGACACTGTTCGCCCCGCAAGGCGATCGTGCCTCGATCACCGGACGAATCGCCGCGCTGTGCCGCAATCTCGCTGATGAAGTCGCGCTCGCCCTGCGCGCCAGCGAATTTCCGGTCGTCATTGGTGGTGACCACTCCGTCGCCATCGGTACCTGGAGCGGCGTTGCCCGCGCCATTGCCGAGCCGATCGGCCTGCTCTGGATTGACGCCCATCTCGACAGCCACACCCCGGAAACCAGCTACTCCGGCGCCATCCACGGCATGCCGCTGGCCTGCCTGCTCGGGCGCGGCGACAAACGCCTGCTCAACATCGGGCTGGAAGGCACCCAGATCAGCGCCGCCCACACCGTGGTCCTCGGGCCGCGCAGCTATGAACCGGAAGAACTCGAATTCCTGCAGCGCATGCAGGTGCGCATCATCGACAGTGACGAAATACTCCGCCGTGGCTTCGCCGCCTGTCTCGACGAAGCGATTGCCATCGTCGCCAGCGCCCCGGCCGGTTTTGGCGTGACGCTCGACCTCGACGCCATCGACCCGCGCCTGGCCCCCGGCGTCGGCAGCCCTGAGCCCGATGGCCTGGTCGTGCACGATGCCGTTGAGGCCATGCGCCGAATCGGTGGCCTGCCCGGGCTGAAGGCGCTGGAAATCGTTGAATACAACCCCGACCGCGACCGCCACGGGACAACGGCCGGGCTGATCTCGGATCTGATCGGGGAATTGCTGCCGCCGGGCAGTGACAAGTAG
- a CDS encoding EpsD family peptidyl-prolyl cis-trans isomerase has product MNKLKTISAIVLSTLVLGACGDRPPEKKAASQVAAKVNDGEISVHQINFVLQRTPNIPAAKAEAAKRQVLESLIDQELAVQQATEAKLERTPNVMQAIESARREILARAFIEQKVAKQAKPSTDEVRKFYGEHPELFSNRKIYRLEEVGFAASPEIIAGVKAQLGSGKTSVAEVVSGLKAKGIEVAGGVTVKAAEQLALELLPRLSQAKDGQIQMIENQGRVAIITVLASKLEPMDEIKAQPFIENFINNKQKSEAARSTMKELREKAKIEYVGEFVAPAPAVAAAPAAAPAEAPQKAAANPTEAAVNKGIAGLK; this is encoded by the coding sequence GTGAACAAGCTCAAAACCATCTCTGCCATCGTTCTTTCCACCCTGGTACTTGGCGCTTGCGGCGATCGTCCGCCCGAGAAAAAAGCGGCCAGCCAGGTTGCCGCAAAGGTCAATGACGGCGAGATTTCCGTTCATCAGATCAACTTCGTGCTGCAGCGCACACCCAACATTCCCGCCGCCAAGGCCGAGGCCGCCAAGCGTCAGGTGCTCGAAAGCCTGATCGACCAGGAATTGGCCGTGCAGCAGGCCACGGAAGCCAAGCTCGAGCGCACACCGAATGTCATGCAGGCCATCGAAAGCGCCCGCCGCGAAATTCTCGCTCGCGCCTTCATCGAGCAAAAGGTTGCCAAGCAGGCCAAGCCCTCTACCGACGAAGTCCGCAAGTTCTACGGCGAACACCCCGAATTGTTTTCCAACCGCAAAATCTACCGCCTTGAAGAAGTCGGTTTTGCCGCCAGCCCTGAAATCATCGCCGGCGTGAAGGCGCAACTGGGCAGTGGCAAGACTTCCGTCGCTGAAGTGGTCAGCGGCCTCAAGGCCAAGGGTATTGAAGTTGCCGGCGGCGTCACCGTCAAGGCGGCCGAGCAACTCGCCCTCGAACTGCTGCCGCGTCTGTCCCAGGCCAAGGATGGTCAGATCCAGATGATCGAAAACCAGGGCCGTGTCGCCATCATTACCGTACTCGCCAGCAAGCTCGAGCCGATGGATGAAATCAAGGCCCAGCCCTTCATCGAAAACTTCATCAACAACAAGCAAAAATCCGAAGCCGCCCGCAGCACCATGAAGGAGCTGCGCGAAAAGGCCAAGATCGAATACGTTGGCGAATTTGTCGCACCTGCACCGGCCGTTGCTGCCGCACCTGCTGCAGCCCCAGCCGAAGCGCCGCAAAAGGCCGCGGCTAACCCCACCGAGGCAGCCGTCAACAAAGGCATTGCCGGTCTCAAGTAA
- the epsG gene encoding chain length determinant protein tyrosine kinase EpsG, translated as MNAMTEKLDTGAGRSIGAILIDNGRLTPEAAERILKLQKEQGLRFGDAAIQLGLLSEADIQQALSRQYDYPYLMPGDERVSEEVVAAFKPFSPIVEQLRAVRSQLMLRWFDADVGHKTLAVVSAGRAEGRSFTAANLAVVFSQLGERTLLIDADLRNPSQHQLFRLENKLGLSSLLAGRAELAEAVTRIPGLIDLSVLPAGATPPNPQELLARPVFNALMATAAGQYDIVIVDTPAGAETADSQTIAARTRGAVVVARKDISSAPALQAFVTSLQHSGVAVIGAVLNNG; from the coding sequence ATGAACGCAATGACCGAAAAACTCGATACCGGCGCCGGCCGTTCCATTGGCGCCATTCTCATCGACAACGGCCGCCTGACGCCGGAAGCAGCCGAGCGCATCCTCAAGCTGCAAAAAGAGCAGGGCCTGCGCTTTGGCGATGCCGCCATCCAGCTCGGCCTGCTCTCTGAGGCCGACATCCAGCAGGCACTCTCCCGCCAGTACGACTACCCCTACCTGATGCCCGGTGACGAGCGCGTCAGCGAAGAAGTCGTCGCCGCCTTCAAACCCTTCAGCCCCATCGTCGAACAACTGCGCGCCGTGCGCAGCCAGCTCATGCTGCGCTGGTTCGACGCCGATGTCGGCCACAAGACGCTCGCCGTCGTCAGCGCGGGCCGGGCAGAAGGCCGCAGCTTCACTGCCGCCAACCTCGCCGTCGTCTTCTCGCAACTCGGCGAACGCACGCTGCTGATCGATGCCGACCTGCGCAACCCGAGCCAGCACCAGCTCTTCCGCCTCGAAAACAAGCTCGGTCTTTCCAGCCTGCTGGCCGGCCGGGCCGAACTGGCCGAAGCCGTCACCCGCATCCCCGGCCTCATCGATCTGTCCGTTCTGCCGGCCGGCGCCACCCCGCCCAACCCGCAGGAACTGCTGGCCCGCCCCGTCTTCAACGCGCTGATGGCCACCGCCGCCGGTCAGTACGACATCGTGATTGTCGACACCCCGGCCGGCGCAGAAACTGCCGACAGCCAGACCATTGCCGCCCGCACCCGCGGTGCTGTTGTCGTCGCTCGCAAGGACATCTCCTCCGCGCCCGCCTTGCAAGCCTTCGTTACCTCGCTGCAGCACAGCGGCGTTGCCGTCATCGGCGCCGTGCTCAACAACGGGTAG
- a CDS encoding 3'-5' exonuclease yields MTISRSMLAASELPIYNGVSMARITLVSDAALAERALAALLAAPAIGFDTESKPTFLKGEISTGPHLVQLATDEHVYLFPVVVAANHDVLRQILAAQNVLKVGFGLGNDRSALRSRLGIELANVLDLGEALRGPGHRGTVGAKVAVAHYFGQKFQKSKKVGTSNWASARLNERQLLYAANDAHVALQIYRAWLRDPERLAQAAPAPAI; encoded by the coding sequence GTGACAATCAGCCGCAGCATGCTCGCCGCGAGCGAGCTGCCGATCTACAACGGCGTTTCGATGGCCAGAATCACGCTGGTCAGCGATGCCGCTCTGGCCGAGCGGGCCCTGGCGGCCTTGCTGGCGGCGCCGGCCATCGGTTTCGATACCGAGTCGAAACCCACCTTCCTGAAAGGCGAGATTTCGACCGGGCCTCACCTCGTTCAACTGGCCACCGACGAACACGTCTATCTTTTTCCCGTCGTCGTCGCCGCCAACCATGATGTGCTGCGGCAAATCCTCGCCGCCCAGAACGTCCTCAAGGTCGGCTTCGGCCTCGGCAACGACCGCAGCGCCCTGCGTTCGCGCCTCGGCATCGAGCTGGCCAATGTCCTCGACCTCGGTGAAGCCCTGCGCGGGCCGGGGCATCGTGGCACGGTCGGAGCCAAAGTGGCCGTCGCCCACTACTTCGGTCAGAAATTCCAGAAATCGAAAAAAGTCGGCACCAGCAACTGGGCCAGTGCCCGCCTCAACGAGCGCCAGTTGTTATACGCTGCCAACGACGCGCATGTCGCCCTGCAAATCTACCGGGCCTGGCTGCGCGACCCGGAGCGCCTGGCGCAAGCCGCGCCGGCCCCGGCAATCTAA